The genomic interval CCTGATTATTAAACAACTCTGAGTTAGCAACTCCATAAAGAGTAATTGACAGTGTATAGGCTGACACAGGAATCAACCAGAATTGGTAATCATAATGTCTACCAGTAACATTAAGCTCCTTGTAGTTTTCGATATTATGCTGGTAATTGTTTTGTTTTGAATTGTCCATATCGTGATATATTTAGTTAAGCATGCTTTATAATGTTCGAAATCAAAGGACTGGGACATGTATGTATCGACGAACAGTAATTTATGCGGCTATAAGGGCGTTTTATGCTAACATCTTGAGTGAATTATCTTTTTGAATACTAAGGAATTCTACAAAACCATTAATAAATCTGAATTTTCCGATTTCGTCATCATCCCAATCTTGAATCGCTAATTTTTGTGTTTGATTATCTTTAATAAATAGCTTCGTTGCTTCATAAACGTAAAAAATTGGTCTATCTCTTGGGTCAAAATTATTGCTATTAAATAGCATTCTGAAATTATTAAGATACGATATTGTTTTATTGCCTTCTCCAAAAACAACATGGCATATAGCATCAATATCTTGCGCAGAAAGTTTCATTTTTTCTTTAAATTCAGGAGAATTAATTAGAAGCTGTTCGAAATGATAAATGATAAAACCTTGTGTAAAATAAGCACATTCTTTTCCATTATTTATTTCCGCTTTTTCTAGCATCGGAATAAGTGCTTTATTATTCTTGTCTGGTAAAAACAAAAGCTCAAAATGATAAAGCGGCGCTAAGGCAAACCATATTTGTAATGCTAATTTATTAGGAAGTAATATTTTTTTATCAATTGCTTTCATTGTTGCTGTTATTACTTCTATATACGTATAGTTTATTTTATCGACATTAGAGTATAAAATCGGCCTAAAATAATCACCAAAAATTCCTCTTGTAAGAAATGTTTTTATTTTACCATGTTGCATTATTCCACCTGCCATTTTCTGAGATTTACCATTTAGGTTAAGTAACTCTGTCAATACAGTTATTATATTTCCAATATGGATGAAATATAAGTTGCGTTAGCCTCCCCGTATAGAAAAGTAACAACACTTTTCAAGCAGATAAGCTTTTCACCCAAATCATTTCATAAAATTAGACAAAGGCCTGTCAATATCCAAATTATTAATAAAATCCGGGTTGGGATATTAATGACATACTACCATCTTATAGTCCTACAGTCTTAGCGTCTTACCATCCTAAAGTCCTTTCATCAAATTCTTTCCTCTCCACCGGGTATATTTTCTAAAAATCCCGATAAATAGAAAAATCAACAGGATAAAACTGGAGGTCGCAATTTGCGACCTCCAATTGTTATATTAGATTCTTAACTAATAAAAAAATGTGAAAATGAGCGCAAAGAATTTCCTGATGCTCCCCGAGGAAACCATCATGAGTAAGATCTATCTTATCCGGGGTAAAAAAGTAATGCTTGACAGGGATCTGGCAGAACTTTATGGTGTTGATACAAAGCAGCTAAAGCGAGCAGTTCGCAGAAATGAAAGGCGATTTCCGCCGGATTTCGCATTCGGACTCACGCAGGATGAGTTTGGAATCTTGAGGAGCCAATTTGGCACCTCAAGTTGGGGCAAAAGGAGAGTGTGTTTTCCACGATTTATCAGTCCTGAAAGGACGTCAGATAGTACCCCCGTACGCCAGTCCGGGGTTGAAAGGTGCAATTCAAATATAGAGTCCCGTAGGGACGACAGATGATGAGATGACGCAAAGATATTTTCTGTCGTCCTTACAGGACTTGATTTGTACGCGCTGCCTTTATCCCCGGGACTGACGTCCCGGGCTACTTTCAAACATCCCTTCGGGATGATTAAAAACATTGATTTTACCTACTTCGCTTCTATATCGTTTGTTGGCCTGTTCGTTCTTTCGCCTAATTAAATGGAACATCGTCCATCCCGCCGGTAGGCGGGCAGGCGTCCATGTTCAATCGTCCATGAATTCCACGCCCCCATGCCACCATGCCTCCATGCTTAATTGTCCAACTGCCCACTGCCAACTGTCAACTGCCTACTTCCCGCAGCCTTCTCCTGTCAACTATCCTGATCATCCGGCGGTCAACCCGGAGGATCCCTTCCTGTGCCATTTCACCAAGTGCGCGAGCCAGGGAAGGACGTGCGACCCCAAATTGCTCGGCGAGGTCGTTCTGTGTTAGAGGTATTTCAACCATGTCCTTATCCGGTCCGGCCAGACCCAAGATATACTGGGCGATCTTGCCCTTTATGGTTTTAAAGGAAAGGAATTTAAGTTTACTGGCCAGCATCTGCGTCTGGCTGGAAACGACATTCAGGAAATTCTGCAGTATCCTGATATCGGCTTGTAGCATCTTCATGAAATCATATTTGGGAATGTAAAGAATCCGGGTCTTTTCATTAGCCATGACATTCACCGGGAATTTGTTCTGCTTGCCAAAGATAAACGCCGCAGCAAGAGCACGCGGAGCGACGATGTCGTCTATTTTAATGATCTTTCCTGAGAAGTCCTGCATCTCCCCTTTCATGCTGCCTTCAAGGACGACCATAAGAAAATTGACCGTTTCCCCGCTGAAGGCTGCTATTTCGCCTACCTCATAAGTTTTTGTGAAATGATGTGATTTGCTGAAAATCACTTCAAGTTCTTCTTCAGTGAGGCCAATGAAAATCGGGCAATGGATAAGTATTTCGTACATGCAGATAAAATTAATAAAATTTGAGATGCCATTTCATTTCTTTGTAACATTTGTTACACTGTAGCTTGATGAACCATTATACTTTTGCGGTAGAAGACAGAAGTCAGAAGTCAGAAATTACAACCTTAAGTCGACTTTATTTCAATGTATTTCTCTTTATTTCAATGTATTTCAATGTATTTCAATGTATTTCAATGTATTTCAACTCAGTGACAATCAATAACCACTAACAAATAACAATGCTACGCGAAATAATCAAAATCGATGAAGACAAATGTAACGGGTGCGGGCTATGCATCCCTTCATGCCCTGAGGGAGCCCTGCAAATTATTGACGGAAAAGCACGATTGGTAAGCGATCTTATGTGTGACGGCCTCGGGGCCTGCATCGGTGAATGCCCGGAAGGCGCAATCAAAATCGAAGAACGCGAAGCGGAACCCTACAACGAAAAAGCTGTGATCAAAGAGATCGTGAAGTTCGGCGAAAATACTGTGATTGCTCATCTTAAGCATCTGCTCGACCATAACGAAATGGTTTATTTTGAAACTGCCGTGGAATACCTCACGGATCACGGCCATAAGTTTTCCTTTGATGTCGGAAAAGCGTTGGATAAGGTTTACCAGAATAGCCTCAGCGGAGTTGGATGCGTTACAGGCGGATGCCCCGGCTCAAGGGTCATCGAATTTCCTATTGATATAGATCAGGTCGAAAAGGCCGGTAAAGATGAACCAGCATTTGTCGCTGTCCCTGTCTCAATAAAATCAGAACTCCGCCAGTGGCCGGTGCAGATGCACCTTATCAATCCCGGCGCATCCTACTTCAGGAACGCTGATGTCGTTCTCGCAGCCGATTGCGTTGCTTTTTCCGTGGGTAATTTCCACCAGGAGTACCTGCAGGGTAATAGCCTCGCTATTGCCTGCCCCAAGCTGGATTCCGGCAAAGAGGCTTATGTCGAAAAATTGAAAGCCATGATCGATGAATCAGAGATCAAATCGCTGCAGGTCTTGGTAATGGAGGTCCCCTGCTGCAGCGGACTGGTGCACATCGCCCAGATCGCCCGTGATGCTGCCAGCCGTAAAATCCCTATCAGAAAAACCGTTATCAGCATCAAAGGGGAAGTGCTGATGGAGGAATGGATTTAGAAAAGCAAAGGGCTTAGAACAAAGTACTATTTAAATTAGTCCTCAACTTAAAATTCAAAATTTAAAACTTAAAATTAATTCTAGTCCCGAACTTAAAATTCAAAATTTAAAATTTAAAATTAATACTATGGATACTCAACTATTTTCCCATTCGCAAATCATCAATTTCACCGAAAAAGTCGATTACAGCCCGGAAGGCATCGTAAGCAAGCGGGTGATACAAAAAGAAAAGGGCAATGTAACCCTTTTTGCATTCAACAAAGGACAGAAACTCAGCGAGCATTCGGCTCCTTTTGATGCCATGATACAGGTTCTCGAAGGTCAGGCCGAAATTCTGATCAACCGCGTGCCTTTTATGCTGACCGGCGGCCAGGCTATCATCATGCCGGCTAATATACCACACGCTGTGAACGCCACAGAGAGGTTCAAGATGTTGCTGACAATGATCAAGGAGTAAAAAATTCCAAATTCCAAATTTCAAATTCCAAGTTTCTAGTTTCAACTTTCTAATTTCAAAATCACCATGAGTGAACTAATCAATAATTCCGAAAGAAGAAAGGAACTTCTTAAAAAAATGATCCTGAAGCTTCATGCCGGTGAATCGGTAGATGAGGTGCGAAAAGAACTGATCACATTGCTGAAAACCATCCCTTACGGAGAAGTAGTGGAAGTCGAGCAACAATTGATCAACGAAGGCGCCCTGAGCAATGAGGAAGTGCTGAAATTCTGCGATCTCCATACGCAGGCGCTGGATGGCCATATCGACCTGTCAGGGATGAGAATCGTCCCCCCGGGGCACCCTGTCGATACGTTTAAACGGGAAAACGCAGAACTGCGAAAGGTCGCTGGACAGCTCGAAACCCTGTACAAGCGGATTGATACACTTAAATCAGAGCAGGAGATCCCATCCTTTTTCATGGAAATGAAATCGCTCTTCAACAGCCTTATGGATGTCGAAAAGCACTATGTCAGAAAGGAAAACCTTCTTTTTCCGTACCTTGAAAGGTACGGTATTACAGGCCCCCCAAAGGTGATGTGGGGCAAACATGATGAGATCAGGGAGTTACTGAAAGCTTCCATTGAACTGCTCGGGAGCCCGGAAGGATTTACCATGGAAGACGCAGAAACTGCAGTTAAAATGATCCTTCAACCTGCATCTGCGGCTGTAGCAGATATGACCCTGAAAGAGGACCAGATCCTCCTACCCATGTCATACGATAAACTGACGGAACTGGAATGGTACGAGATCTGTAAGCAGACGCTTGAGATCGGCTTCTGCCTTTACGACCCGGATGTAGAATGGAAACCGGAAAATACCGAAGCGGACATGACGGAATCCCACGATTCAGATTTGATCCATTTGCCCTCCGGAAGCTTTACCAAAACTGAACTCCAGGCCATTCTCAACATCCTCCCGGTAGATATGACCTTTGTCGATAAAAATGAAAAGGTCAGGTACTTCAGCCAGGGAAAGGAAAGGATCTTCCAGCGCAGCAGGGCTATTCTCAACCGCGATGTCAAGCTCTGCCATCCTCCTTCCAGCGTTCACATCGTTGAACAGATCCAGGAAGATTTCAGGAGCGGGAAAGAAGACCATGCCCCGTTCTGGATTCAGATGAAAGGGAAGTTTATATTTATCGAATACTACGCCCTCAGGGATGATAACGGCAATTTTCTCGGAACACTCGAAGTTTCCCAGGATCTTACCGAAAGACGCGCACTCAAGGGCGAACAAAGAATTTTATCTTATCATAAAACTGAATAAACAATGGAAACTGAAAAACTTATCATAACACCTAAAACCAAGGTCCATGACCTTTTGAGCGCTTATCCCGAACTGGAATCATTATTGATTGAGATGGCGCCTGTTTTCAAAAAATTACAAAATCCGGTTTTGCGGCGGACTATTGCCCGTGTCACTACCCTTCAACATGCCGCAATAGTCGGTGAGATCCCGGTGCATTCACTCGTAAATGCATTGCGAAACCGCGTGGGACAGGATATCCTGGAAGGTATCGAATCTGTTCCCGGCAGATCAGATAAACAACCATCATGGTTTAACCGTGAGAGGATCGTCAAACAGCTTGATGCCCGGCCAATAATAGAGCAGGGCGGACATCCGCTCGGAGATGTCCTGACAGACATCCGCGGCCTGAAAGCAGGCGATATCTATGAGCTGATCACGCCATTTCTCCCGGCCCCTTTGATTGAACGGGTGGTTGACCAGGGATTCGACGCCTGGAGCAAAAAAGAGGCTGAAGATATTATCAGGACTTATTTCTATAAAAAAGGATAAAACTGGTTAGTCGTTAGTGGTTAGTGGTGGTTACTGCTGACCGCTGACCGCTGACCGCTGACCGCTGACTGCCGACTGCCGACTAATCTTTTCCTTCCTGAAAAAAAAACATCGGTGCAATTTTCTTAACTTTACGGTGTTAATATTTATGACTTTCGAAATTCCGGTACCGGGCATTCGATGGTTACTTTTATTGCCTGTTATAATTAAAACCTTGATTAATGGCTCCATTCACATTGAAAACGAAATATTTAATACTCACCATCCTGATCGTGCCTTTTATTTATT from Bacteroidales bacterium carries:
- a CDS encoding Crp/Fnr family transcriptional regulator, which translates into the protein MYEILIHCPIFIGLTEEELEVIFSKSHHFTKTYEVGEIAAFSGETVNFLMVVLEGSMKGEMQDFSGKIIKIDDIVAPRALAAAFIFGKQNKFPVNVMANEKTRILYIPKYDFMKMLQADIRILQNFLNVVSSQTQMLASKLKFLSFKTIKGKIAQYILGLAGPDKDMVEIPLTQNDLAEQFGVARPSLARALGEMAQEGILRVDRRMIRIVDRRRLREVGS
- a CDS encoding 4Fe-4S binding protein; the protein is MLREIIKIDEDKCNGCGLCIPSCPEGALQIIDGKARLVSDLMCDGLGACIGECPEGAIKIEEREAEPYNEKAVIKEIVKFGENTVIAHLKHLLDHNEMVYFETAVEYLTDHGHKFSFDVGKALDKVYQNSLSGVGCVTGGCPGSRVIEFPIDIDQVEKAGKDEPAFVAVPVSIKSELRQWPVQMHLINPGASYFRNADVVLAADCVAFSVGNFHQEYLQGNSLAIACPKLDSGKEAYVEKLKAMIDESEIKSLQVLVMEVPCCSGLVHIAQIARDAASRKIPIRKTVISIKGEVLMEEWI
- a CDS encoding cupin domain-containing protein — its product is MDTQLFSHSQIINFTEKVDYSPEGIVSKRVIQKEKGNVTLFAFNKGQKLSEHSAPFDAMIQVLEGQAEILINRVPFMLTGGQAIIMPANIPHAVNATERFKMLLTMIKE
- a CDS encoding DUF438 domain-containing protein, whose amino-acid sequence is MSELINNSERRKELLKKMILKLHAGESVDEVRKELITLLKTIPYGEVVEVEQQLINEGALSNEEVLKFCDLHTQALDGHIDLSGMRIVPPGHPVDTFKRENAELRKVAGQLETLYKRIDTLKSEQEIPSFFMEMKSLFNSLMDVEKHYVRKENLLFPYLERYGITGPPKVMWGKHDEIRELLKASIELLGSPEGFTMEDAETAVKMILQPASAAVADMTLKEDQILLPMSYDKLTELEWYEICKQTLEIGFCLYDPDVEWKPENTEADMTESHDSDLIHLPSGSFTKTELQAILNILPVDMTFVDKNEKVRYFSQGKERIFQRSRAILNRDVKLCHPPSSVHIVEQIQEDFRSGKEDHAPFWIQMKGKFIFIEYYALRDDNGNFLGTLEVSQDLTERRALKGEQRILSYHKTE
- a CDS encoding DUF1858 domain-containing protein, with product METEKLIITPKTKVHDLLSAYPELESLLIEMAPVFKKLQNPVLRRTIARVTTLQHAAIVGEIPVHSLVNALRNRVGQDILEGIESVPGRSDKQPSWFNRERIVKQLDARPIIEQGGHPLGDVLTDIRGLKAGDIYELITPFLPAPLIERVVDQGFDAWSKKEAEDIIRTYFYKKG